One region of Bacterioplanoides sp. SCSIO 12839 genomic DNA includes:
- the rlmB gene encoding 23S rRNA (guanosine(2251)-2'-O)-methyltransferase RlmB, whose product MKLEAVYGLHAVTTLLQRSADQVVEVWVLKGRQDKRMQRVLELAEEQGLLIREADKGLMNQKVDGNHQGIIALRKPVQGMSEKQLPDVLDKIEGHPFILILDGVTDPHNLGACIRTADAAGVHLVIAPKDKSAPLNATAAKVACGAAETVPYIQVTNLARTMKELQGRGIWIGGTAGEAEQNIYQQNMTGPLALVMGAEGPGMRRLTREHCDFLVNIPMAGEVSSVNVSVATGICLFEAVRQRGSL is encoded by the coding sequence ATGAAATTAGAAGCCGTTTATGGCTTACACGCCGTCACCACGTTATTACAACGCAGCGCCGATCAGGTTGTTGAGGTGTGGGTATTAAAAGGCCGCCAGGACAAACGTATGCAACGTGTACTGGAATTGGCCGAAGAACAGGGTTTATTAATTCGTGAAGCCGATAAAGGCTTAATGAACCAGAAGGTCGATGGCAATCATCAGGGTATTATTGCCCTGCGTAAGCCGGTACAAGGCATGAGTGAAAAACAACTGCCGGACGTGCTGGATAAAATCGAAGGTCATCCATTTATTCTGATTCTTGATGGCGTGACCGACCCACATAATCTGGGTGCCTGTATTCGTACGGCTGATGCCGCCGGTGTGCATCTTGTAATTGCACCAAAAGATAAATCCGCACCGCTTAATGCTACAGCGGCTAAAGTCGCTTGTGGTGCGGCAGAAACCGTTCCTTATATTCAGGTAACCAATCTGGCGCGTACCATGAAAGAACTTCAGGGGCGTGGCATCTGGATTGGTGGCACCGCCGGTGAAGCCGAGCAAAATATCTACCAGCAAAATATGACTGGCCCATTGGCACTGGTAATGGGCGCGGAAGGCCCAGGCATGCGACGTTTAACACGCGAGCATTGTGACTTTTTAGTGAATATTCCAATGGCGGGTGAAGTCAGCTCGGTGAATGTTTCCGTGGCTACGGGGATTTGTTTGTTTGAAGCGGTAAGGCAGCGTGGCTCGCTGTAA
- a CDS encoding DUF6268 family outer membrane beta-barrel protein — translation MKAITTASLCLTLITQAAYVTADTPATKATSTKGTTQTITSEDENFVPKPSSGHLIFTYFDKSEITNIPSVEAPESVQLDTSLKLPLGTSGEIDSGLWVYNFVLKEREFRFDEAAAVRRNSDDNHLKQRLYEINVPITYLIQNDNNSRWVFNVSPGVKSSLEYIGNDDLAANAAIQYTSSVEGHGYNLGAAYTHRFGEGKLVPLVNYSYKSGKYLSVILGFPYSRLSFAPTARQHYFAKLTPEGGSWHVYNQGDKDETFDFEQQAFRFGFGAEFNAFRALWLGAEAGMQFGQELELDNESGERGTLELEDSGYLQLTAKLRFR, via the coding sequence ATGAAAGCCATTACCACCGCCTCACTGTGCTTAACGCTGATCACTCAGGCTGCTTATGTCACGGCTGACACGCCAGCAACAAAGGCAACTAGCACCAAGGGAACGACCCAGACAATTACATCCGAAGATGAAAATTTTGTACCTAAGCCATCGTCAGGTCATTTAATTTTCACCTATTTTGATAAATCCGAAATAACCAATATTCCATCCGTCGAGGCACCAGAGTCAGTTCAACTGGATACCAGCTTAAAGCTGCCACTGGGAACCTCTGGTGAAATCGATAGCGGCTTATGGGTGTATAACTTTGTATTAAAGGAACGGGAATTCCGTTTTGATGAGGCGGCAGCCGTCAGACGCAACTCAGACGATAACCACCTGAAACAGCGCTTATATGAGATTAATGTTCCGATTACTTATTTAATCCAGAACGATAATAACTCCCGCTGGGTGTTTAATGTCTCACCCGGCGTAAAGTCATCTCTGGAATATATCGGTAATGACGACCTGGCAGCGAACGCAGCCATTCAATATACCAGCAGCGTTGAAGGCCATGGCTACAACCTGGGTGCAGCTTACACACACCGTTTTGGTGAAGGAAAGCTGGTCCCTCTGGTTAATTACAGCTACAAAAGCGGTAAATATTTAAGCGTGATATTAGGTTTTCCTTATTCACGTCTGAGTTTTGCGCCCACAGCACGCCAGCATTATTTTGCCAAACTCACCCCGGAGGGTGGTAGCTGGCACGTCTACAATCAGGGGGATAAAGACGAAACCTTCGACTTTGAGCAGCAAGCTTTCCGGTTTGGCTTTGGTGCTGAATTTAATGCTTTCCGAGCACTGTGGCTTGGTGCCGAAGCGGGTATGCAATTTGGTCAGGAGCTGGAATTGGACAACGAAAGCGGAGAACGGGGAACGCTCGAATTGGAAGACAGCGGTTACCTGCAGTTAACCGCCAAGCTACGCTTCCGGTAA
- a CDS encoding acetyl-CoA hydrolase/transferase family protein, whose amino-acid sequence MDIASLYDQKLTSAEQAASFLNSHDNLILGMSVAMPPALMQGVATALTQRKLEHINLYYMHGTQALCDTLLVPELADQVTPRPLFMSGHDRAALKKLPQRNMLEFVPATFHQVGRLLTETIEPHCFMVTVSPMDKHGYFSLGTNADYGASVIRKAKRVIVEVNENMPRTFGECSVHISEVDAIVENHTPLIEIAAKPPSRTDALIAEQIVGRIHDGDTLQMGVGGVPNAVLSFLTQHKNLGLHSELFSPAMVDLIKAGVMNGKLKNWMQHKHVFTLALGDKAMYDFMDDNPSIVGYPASWVNNPNIIQKNRNMVSVNAAIEVDLTGQINAEQLAGHPFSGTGGQLDFVRGAYSSNGGRSFIALHSTAKKGTLSRIVPQLQGGAVTDPRMDTQFVVTEYGCVDMKGLSLPQRAKALIGIAHPQFRDELSAKAQALGLL is encoded by the coding sequence ATGGATATTGCCAGCCTCTACGATCAAAAGCTCACCTCAGCCGAACAGGCGGCCAGTTTTCTTAACAGCCACGACAACCTGATTCTGGGTATGAGTGTCGCCATGCCCCCAGCACTGATGCAGGGGGTTGCTACCGCGTTAACACAACGCAAGCTGGAACATATCAATCTTTATTATATGCATGGCACTCAGGCGCTGTGCGACACCTTACTAGTGCCGGAGCTGGCTGATCAGGTGACACCACGTCCGCTGTTTATGAGTGGCCATGACCGCGCCGCACTAAAAAAGTTACCGCAGCGCAATATGCTCGAATTTGTCCCCGCCACCTTTCATCAGGTCGGCCGGTTATTAACCGAAACCATTGAGCCGCATTGTTTTATGGTGACGGTGTCGCCAATGGATAAACACGGTTATTTCAGCCTGGGCACCAATGCCGATTATGGCGCCAGCGTCATCCGTAAAGCCAAACGTGTGATTGTTGAGGTGAACGAAAATATGCCGCGCACTTTTGGCGAGTGTTCGGTACATATTTCCGAAGTAGACGCCATTGTTGAAAATCATACACCTCTCATCGAAATTGCGGCTAAGCCGCCAAGCCGTACCGATGCGTTAATTGCCGAACAAATTGTCGGTCGTATTCACGACGGCGACACCTTACAAATGGGCGTGGGTGGTGTGCCGAATGCGGTGCTCAGTTTTTTAACCCAGCACAAAAACCTAGGATTACATTCTGAGTTGTTCAGTCCGGCGATGGTAGATTTAATTAAAGCGGGCGTAATGAATGGCAAATTAAAAAACTGGATGCAACACAAACATGTTTTCACTCTGGCACTGGGTGATAAAGCCATGTATGACTTTATGGACGATAACCCGTCGATTGTCGGTTACCCGGCTTCCTGGGTGAATAACCCGAATATCATTCAGAAAAACCGTAATATGGTGTCGGTGAATGCGGCGATTGAAGTCGATTTAACCGGCCAGATTAACGCCGAGCAATTAGCCGGGCATCCCTTCTCCGGCACTGGCGGTCAACTGGATTTTGTTCGTGGCGCTTATTCATCAAACGGCGGCCGCTCGTTTATTGCCCTGCATTCCACCGCGAAAAAAGGAACACTCAGCCGAATTGTGCCGCAGTTACAAGGGGGTGCAGTAACGGACCCACGTATGGACACTCAGTTTGTGGTTACCGAATACGGTTGTGTTGATATGAAAGGGCTGTCTTTGCCGCAACGCGCCAAAGCCTTAATTGGCATAGCACATCCACAATTCCGCGATGAGTTAAGCGCTAAAGCTCAGGCGCTGGGGTTGCTCTGA
- a CDS encoding LysE/ArgO family amino acid transporter produces MESQFSQIITVLSTGFLVTLGLIVAIGAQNAWVLNKSLRGEHPWVITSVCVSLDISLIAIGVYSISTIQQWMPDLIPAITLMGVVFLLWLSSQSFYRAWQGGGSLTTNEGVELGSPWRSVGQVLAISLLNPHVYLDTVVLIGSVGAQQTLPGWFIVGAGCASALWFFSIAAGAKLLRPKLSEPKHWQMLDSFTGICLLVVALLMAQKL; encoded by the coding sequence GTGGAATCTCAGTTCAGCCAAATCATCACTGTTCTCAGCACCGGCTTTTTAGTCACCCTCGGCTTGATTGTGGCGATTGGTGCCCAGAACGCCTGGGTGCTGAATAAAAGCCTGCGGGGTGAACATCCCTGGGTAATTACCAGCGTGTGTGTGTCGCTGGATATTTCGTTGATTGCCATTGGCGTTTACAGCATCAGCACCATTCAGCAATGGATGCCTGATCTGATTCCGGCGATCACCCTGATGGGCGTGGTGTTTTTATTGTGGCTCAGCAGCCAGTCGTTTTACCGTGCCTGGCAAGGCGGCGGCAGCCTGACCACCAACGAAGGGGTCGAATTAGGCAGCCCGTGGCGCAGCGTCGGCCAGGTGCTGGCGATCAGCCTGCTCAACCCGCACGTATACCTGGACACCGTGGTATTAATTGGCAGTGTTGGCGCACAACAAACCTTACCCGGCTGGTTTATTGTGGGTGCCGGTTGTGCATCCGCTTTATGGTTTTTTTCCATTGCCGCCGGGGCCAAATTATTACGCCCGAAACTCAGTGAACCGAAACACTGGCAGATGCTCGATAGCTTTACCGGTATTTGCTTATTGGTGGTTGCTTTGCTGATGGCACAAAAACTGTAA
- a CDS encoding LysR family transcriptional regulator ArgP, whose protein sequence is MMDYRALEALSAVIEHAGFEKAAQVLNISQSAVSQRIRQLEFKLGQPVLLRTSPPRLTELGRKLSNHLQQVKQLEQGLQASDEPATELNIRLAVNADSIDTWLAPALAACADSQRMNFDLVIEDQRVGLKRMKNGEVMACICESAQPVNGGLAQALGTLRYRALASPEFVAHYRDAVTPSKRQYSDQPYQWLQQAPCLRFSGDDQLQHQFLNTLNLQAPRRMQRVPSSGGFVQMALAGLGFGMIPEIQVREYLASGELVDVAPETVLDIPLYWHYWQTESDYMAQLRHAIVQRAAQLLLPL, encoded by the coding sequence ATGATGGACTATCGCGCCCTTGAGGCACTGTCGGCGGTGATTGAACATGCCGGTTTTGAAAAAGCCGCTCAGGTGCTCAACATTTCACAATCGGCGGTCAGCCAGCGTATTCGTCAGCTGGAGTTTAAGCTGGGGCAGCCGGTGCTGTTACGTACATCGCCACCACGGTTAACTGAGCTGGGTCGTAAACTCAGTAACCATCTGCAGCAGGTGAAACAATTAGAGCAGGGTTTGCAGGCCAGTGATGAGCCTGCAACGGAGCTGAATATTCGCTTAGCAGTGAATGCCGATTCGATTGATACCTGGCTGGCGCCGGCATTAGCCGCGTGTGCTGACAGTCAGAGGATGAATTTTGATCTGGTGATTGAAGATCAGCGAGTGGGCCTGAAACGTATGAAAAACGGCGAGGTGATGGCGTGTATCTGTGAGAGCGCTCAGCCCGTTAATGGCGGCCTGGCTCAGGCGTTAGGCACCTTGCGCTATCGTGCTCTGGCCAGCCCGGAATTTGTTGCGCATTATCGCGATGCTGTGACACCCAGCAAGCGCCAATACTCTGATCAGCCTTATCAATGGTTACAGCAGGCACCGTGTTTACGCTTCAGTGGTGATGACCAATTGCAGCATCAGTTTTTGAATACCCTGAACTTGCAGGCGCCGCGGCGGATGCAACGGGTGCCATCCAGCGGTGGTTTTGTGCAAATGGCGCTGGCCGGATTAGGGTTCGGGATGATTCCTGAGATTCAGGTCAGAGAGTATCTGGCCAGTGGAGAGCTGGTGGATGTTGCACCGGAAACCGTGCTCGATATACCGCTGTACTGGCATTATTGGCAAACTGAAAGCGATTACATGGCGCAGTTGCGCCATGCCATTGTTCAGCGGGCGGCTCAGCTGCTATTGCCGCTGTAA
- a CDS encoding Crp/Fnr family transcriptional regulator, with product MKPLLHVNDPISGMNDEHQARLWHLSSSRHYKAGDIVIFQGRTVSEVYRITQGKAKISSYTEDGREIILSNLTPGDIFGDTAMLDGMPSAYNVECLTDCVVRVLPGDEFTNLFDEYPAYAYELCHKFNRQVRILYELLVEARAMPLSKRLISILCRGYHTHTGQDQTGRYVDLSQDELARMLGTARQSLNRELKKLEAAGYLDIIHGRVYLTHMDKMRADHKDIIHDNFVTPYKELTDNGSPLQRQ from the coding sequence ATGAAACCACTTCTGCACGTGAACGATCCGATTTCAGGAATGAATGACGAACATCAGGCAAGGCTTTGGCATCTCTCTTCTTCCCGTCATTACAAAGCCGGGGATATCGTGATTTTTCAGGGAAGAACCGTCAGTGAGGTGTACCGGATTACTCAGGGCAAAGCTAAAATCTCGTCATACACCGAAGATGGCCGGGAGATTATTTTATCGAATCTCACACCTGGCGATATTTTTGGCGATACAGCGATGCTCGACGGCATGCCCAGTGCCTACAATGTGGAGTGCCTGACCGATTGTGTGGTTCGGGTGTTACCCGGCGATGAATTTACCAACCTGTTTGATGAGTACCCGGCTTACGCTTACGAGTTGTGCCATAAATTTAATCGGCAGGTGCGAATCCTCTACGAATTATTAGTCGAAGCGCGCGCCATGCCGTTGTCTAAGCGCCTGATCAGTATTTTGTGTCGTGGCTACCACACCCACACCGGCCAGGATCAGACAGGACGTTATGTGGATTTATCGCAAGATGAACTGGCTCGCATGCTGGGTACCGCGCGCCAAAGCCTGAACCGCGAGTTAAAAAAGTTAGAAGCGGCGGGTTATCTGGATATTATCCACGGCCGGGTATACCTGACACACATGGATAAAATGCGTGCCGACCATAAAGATATTATCCACGATAATTTTGTGACTCCGTATAAAGAATTAACCGATAACGGCTCACCATTACAGCGGCAATAG
- a CDS encoding DUF1302 domain-containing protein has translation MAVKAFAKLPLVLAISSAASVQAVEFNFGGVQAQWDNTVSYGIGWRTEKPLDEQVTEGNGEALGLRGEASSYNFDDGTLNYKKGDVYTHVAKWTTELELQYDNFGALFRGRAYYDTAIMDETPEFKDYIDETKEKAGKDFELLDAYVWGDFYLGDTPVNVRVGRQVISWGESTFIQGGINSINPVDASAFRKPGAEIKEGLLPVEMLYTSIGLSADVSLEAFYQLRWEKTKADPCGTFFSTADFAADGCGPVVLNITGDERDALAAHEATQVGTPENTWQIPIAQRLSDEEPKDSGQYGVAIRWYEAEVTDTEFGFYYMNLHSRLPVIGGVLANRDLIGAIYQQSDLYPNPNPVINGNFPSYRMEFPEDQKIMGASFATSVESGASISGEVSYKPDTPVQWNSLETLVAGLGVPTSRLYQQRLADHVANGGDKSNFFGTEFESYDPLDIWQAQMTYIQTIDRIMAADRLAIVAEVGVNYIPDLPSLDEARYGRNGAYGLGDNQGIWTAEQGNPDTGLDNCVEGPGGNVTPKNCNDEGYTDKWSGGIRMRSTLSYNNAFAGLNVLPRLSVAYDQGNGPEPGSQFIDDRLTTGLAVEFVYQNTLSAEIAYTNFSGGKYNVLKNHDNINLSAKYSF, from the coding sequence ATGGCTGTTAAAGCTTTTGCAAAATTGCCGCTGGTTCTGGCCATCAGCAGCGCCGCTTCGGTGCAGGCTGTTGAGTTCAATTTCGGCGGTGTCCAGGCTCAATGGGATAACACCGTGAGTTACGGTATCGGCTGGCGTACAGAAAAGCCGTTGGACGAGCAGGTAACCGAGGGAAATGGCGAAGCACTGGGTCTTCGTGGTGAAGCCTCATCATACAACTTTGATGACGGTACGCTGAACTACAAAAAAGGTGACGTCTACACTCACGTCGCTAAGTGGACCACCGAGCTGGAACTGCAATACGACAACTTCGGTGCGTTATTCCGTGGTCGTGCGTATTACGACACCGCCATCATGGATGAAACTCCGGAATTCAAAGACTATATCGACGAAACCAAAGAAAAAGCCGGTAAAGACTTTGAGTTATTAGATGCTTACGTCTGGGGCGATTTTTATCTGGGCGATACTCCGGTGAATGTTCGTGTGGGTCGTCAGGTGATCAGCTGGGGTGAAAGCACCTTTATTCAGGGTGGCATTAACAGCATTAACCCGGTGGATGCGTCGGCATTCCGTAAGCCAGGCGCTGAAATTAAAGAAGGTTTATTGCCGGTTGAGATGCTGTATACCTCGATTGGTTTAAGCGCTGACGTGAGCTTGGAAGCTTTCTATCAGCTGCGCTGGGAAAAAACCAAAGCCGATCCATGTGGTACTTTCTTCTCGACCGCCGATTTTGCCGCGGATGGTTGTGGCCCGGTTGTATTGAATATTACCGGTGATGAGCGTGATGCGCTGGCCGCTCACGAAGCTACTCAGGTGGGTACACCTGAGAATACCTGGCAGATTCCGATCGCTCAGCGCTTAAGTGACGAAGAGCCAAAAGACTCAGGCCAGTACGGTGTAGCCATTCGTTGGTACGAAGCAGAAGTGACCGATACCGAGTTTGGTTTTTATTATATGAATCTCCATAGCCGTTTACCGGTCATTGGTGGTGTGCTGGCTAACCGAGATTTAATTGGTGCGATCTACCAGCAAAGTGACTTATACCCTAATCCAAATCCTGTCATTAATGGCAACTTCCCATCGTATCGTATGGAGTTCCCGGAAGATCAGAAAATCATGGGTGCCAGCTTTGCGACCTCGGTGGAAAGTGGCGCATCGATCTCTGGTGAAGTGAGTTATAAGCCGGATACGCCAGTGCAGTGGAACTCGCTGGAAACTCTGGTAGCAGGCCTGGGTGTTCCAACGTCACGTTTGTACCAGCAGCGTCTTGCTGATCATGTTGCTAACGGCGGCGATAAAAGCAACTTCTTTGGTACCGAATTTGAGTCTTATGACCCGCTGGATATCTGGCAGGCTCAAATGACTTATATCCAGACCATTGACCGTATTATGGCGGCCGATCGTCTGGCAATTGTTGCCGAAGTGGGTGTTAACTACATTCCCGATCTGCCAAGTCTGGATGAGGCGCGTTATGGCCGTAACGGTGCCTATGGCTTAGGTGATAACCAGGGTATCTGGACTGCAGAGCAAGGTAATCCGGATACCGGTTTAGATAACTGTGTTGAGGGACCGGGTGGCAATGTGACGCCTAAGAACTGTAACGACGAAGGCTATACCGATAAGTGGTCTGGTGGTATTCGTATGCGTTCAACTCTGAGCTATAACAATGCCTTTGCTGGCCTGAATGTTTTGCCTCGTTTGTCGGTCGCTTACGATCAGGGTAATGGCCCTGAACCAGGTTCTCAGTTTATCGACGATCGTTTAACAACAGGACTGGCGGTTGAGTTTGTTTACCAGAACACTCTGTCGGCAGAAATTGCCTACACCAACTTCAGCGGTGGTAAGTACAACGTGCTGAAAAACCACGACAACATTAACTTATCCGCTAAATATTCTTTCTGA
- a CDS encoding DUF1329 domain-containing protein — translation MAKLSTFTKLIAAALVSQSVLAATPEQLGNELTPIGAPKAAQGDIPAWDGGLTTAPAGHKLGANLPNPFADEKPLFVITAETAEQYQEKLSEGQLAMFKRYPDSYRIPVYPTHRTAAYPQAVYDATKTNATNARLTEGGNGVENMVEGGVPFPFPENGLEAIWNHIVRYRGGSLVRTSVQVTPQSDGTYTPVRFRDEYTFRQNLEGLDPTKDKNVLFYFKQDILSPARLAGNVLLVHETLDQVEEPRRAWVYNAGQRRVRRAPQVSYDGPGTASDGMRTTDNFDMFNGAPDRYDWKLVGKQEMYIPYNSYNINSSEHSYDDVVKAGHVNQDLARYELHRVWKVEATLKEGKRHIYAKRTFYIDEDTWQIAAVDHFDGRGELWRVAEAHNMMFYDYVVPYFAFEALYDLNSGRYLVLGLTNEEENAYDFGVKRSHKQYTPSALRRSGRR, via the coding sequence ATGGCTAAATTAAGCACATTTACAAAACTGATTGCCGCCGCTTTGGTCAGCCAGAGCGTATTGGCAGCAACACCAGAGCAACTGGGTAACGAACTGACTCCCATTGGTGCTCCCAAAGCCGCTCAGGGTGATATTCCTGCCTGGGACGGTGGTTTAACCACAGCGCCAGCAGGTCATAAACTGGGTGCTAACCTGCCGAATCCGTTTGCTGATGAAAAACCTCTGTTTGTCATCACCGCAGAAACGGCTGAGCAATACCAAGAGAAATTAAGCGAAGGTCAGCTGGCGATGTTTAAGCGCTACCCTGATTCTTACCGCATTCCGGTATACCCAACTCACCGTACTGCCGCTTACCCACAAGCGGTTTATGATGCGACCAAAACCAATGCGACCAATGCCCGTTTAACCGAAGGCGGTAATGGCGTTGAAAACATGGTTGAAGGTGGCGTGCCATTCCCGTTCCCGGAAAATGGTTTAGAAGCGATCTGGAACCACATCGTACGTTATCGTGGTGGCAGCCTGGTGCGTACTTCGGTACAGGTAACGCCACAGTCAGATGGTACTTACACCCCGGTTCGTTTCCGTGATGAATATACTTTCCGTCAGAATCTGGAAGGTCTGGACCCAACCAAAGATAAAAACGTACTGTTCTACTTTAAGCAGGATATTTTATCGCCAGCGCGTTTAGCCGGTAATGTATTGCTGGTACACGAAACACTGGATCAGGTAGAAGAGCCTCGTCGTGCCTGGGTATACAACGCCGGTCAGCGTCGTGTGCGTCGTGCGCCACAGGTTTCTTACGACGGTCCGGGTACGGCGTCTGATGGTATGCGTACCACCGATAACTTCGATATGTTTAACGGTGCTCCTGACCGTTATGACTGGAAGTTAGTCGGCAAGCAGGAAATGTACATTCCGTACAACTCTTACAATATCAACAGCAGTGAACACAGCTATGACGACGTGGTGAAAGCCGGTCACGTGAATCAGGATCTGGCACGTTATGAACTGCACCGTGTGTGGAAAGTAGAAGCCACGCTGAAAGAGGGCAAGCGTCACATCTACGCCAAGCGTACCTTCTATATCGACGAAGATACCTGGCAAATTGCCGCAGTGGATCACTTCGATGGTCGCGGCGAGCTGTGGCGTGTTGCTGAAGCACACAACATGATGTTCTACGATTATGTGGTTCCTTACTTTGCGTTTGAAGCTCTGTATGACCTGAACTCTGGCCGTTATCTGGTATTGGGTCTGACCAACGAAGAAGAAAACGCTTATGACTTCGGTGTGAAGCGTAGCCACAAGCAATACACACCATCGGCTCTGCGTCGCTCTGGCCGTCGCTAA
- a CDS encoding mechanosensitive ion channel family protein, which translates to MEFAWWNDLLAQNYDWFWDVSIALTITLAAGLAWRIARKRILLLAEKTRNRWDDVVIDAIGIPINWIIFAIGMTWVADISARHFSSEIVTSIPVVRQLSLIILVAWAIWRLINRVEHRQIDKGADPTTVQLVGKVAKLTVTVLIVLPVFQLLGISISGILAFGGVGGLIVGMAAKDLLANFFGSIIVYLDRPFKVGDWIRSPDRSIEGTVESIGFRVTLIRTFDKRPLYVPNSVFTNISVENPSRMLNRRIYETIGVRYQDSKKLPAIIKDVQQHLRQHPDIDAEQTLIVNFNSFGASSLDFFVYTFTKTTDWIEYHEVKQKVLLEILDIIHQHEADCAFPTRTLQVETLPPELLAK; encoded by the coding sequence GTGGAATTTGCCTGGTGGAACGATTTATTAGCACAGAATTACGATTGGTTCTGGGATGTCAGCATTGCGCTGACCATTACGCTGGCTGCCGGTTTGGCGTGGCGAATTGCCCGAAAGCGCATTTTATTGCTGGCGGAAAAAACCCGAAACCGCTGGGATGACGTGGTGATTGATGCCATTGGCATTCCCATTAACTGGATTATTTTTGCCATTGGTATGACCTGGGTGGCGGATATTTCAGCTCGTCACTTCTCTTCAGAAATTGTCACCAGTATTCCGGTGGTGCGCCAATTATCGCTGATTATTCTGGTGGCCTGGGCCATCTGGCGGTTAATTAACCGGGTCGAACATCGTCAGATTGATAAAGGCGCGGATCCAACCACGGTGCAGTTGGTGGGTAAGGTCGCTAAATTAACGGTCACCGTGCTGATTGTGCTGCCGGTTTTTCAACTGCTGGGCATTTCTATATCCGGCATTCTCGCTTTTGGTGGTGTTGGCGGTTTGATTGTGGGCATGGCCGCAAAAGATCTGCTGGCTAACTTTTTTGGTTCCATCATTGTTTATCTGGATCGTCCGTTTAAAGTTGGTGACTGGATTCGCTCTCCGGATCGCTCGATTGAAGGTACTGTTGAGAGTATTGGCTTTCGGGTGACGTTAATTCGTACGTTCGATAAACGCCCTTTGTATGTGCCGAACTCGGTGTTCACTAATATTTCGGTAGAAAACCCATCACGCATGTTAAATCGTCGCATCTATGAAACCATTGGCGTGCGTTATCAGGATTCGAAAAAGCTGCCAGCCATTATTAAGGATGTTCAGCAGCACTTGCGTCAGCATCCGGATATTGATGCTGAGCAAACGCTGATTGTGAACTTCAACAGCTTTGGTGCTTCCAGTCTCGACTTCTTTGTTTATACCTTTACTAAAACCACTGACTGGATTGAGTATCATGAAGTGAAACAAAAAGTGTTATTGGAAATCCTCGATATTATTCATCAGCACGAAGCTGATTGTGCTTTCCCAACAAGAACCCTGCAGGTGGAAACATTACCACCTGAACTGTTGGCGAAATAA